Proteins from one Penicillium digitatum chromosome 2, complete sequence genomic window:
- a CDS encoding Fungal transcriptional regulatory protein, N-terminal translates to MRDALITVLGDRIIEALPFLPSSFLDTIPIQAQSNCVKHSDSIHHPTAMSTPQGAGSGSVSGSGIGSHYYVGPFGQSADLPYQLPPPRVPASLHFGSDPFSRQKGSPRGKDNRPNHQKPEQLPSVSQILTPTSGTNSVQYPQPFACSTPNTGRRESAYPPHYHDSSFQGPSTSVQDKGRSESLPQLHAGLPSLSQVAMHGHGCIRNHTPTRSVSSAISYPHGQLPLHATSSNDQAPNGELSSPESATRSRNHPLRPHVVDERVIDGELCFVYADGSFCPKFIDGTPVNANWGVTKAGRPRKRLGLACLTCREKKIKCNPNPTPEAVCDQCRKSGRECRFESAPRGNRHPLRGSAGPSGRPDPYPPANHGALDVSPASYDIARASDSATSLPGTNGHSPISESSMLTPSAQEPTYETMAEAHKASRSRSYQFPPSLSGDDKFARLSTHIESTRSPEYSDILGELKDNNSDDPLAASWHLDPYESDPETAVHYTECYFLHMNDGLYHMFPHGRFSSWLKTYPTKSADDKMLLYSMMALGSVFSDRPDKMAAMRRFSRIARFAINRSQHTISLQLAQSHIIMSLWYYATGSLVGSWDSIGAAGRAVFGLRYNVESGGVVVDQSQMCDYGLHPQALIECRRRTFWIAFVLDRFSSLYSASSTFISSDAALLRLPCREEIYETQQYATVPYFQSFLNHIPASTGDDRSTLSPMAFLIEIMAIWGDVSLHITRLPHIPPEAYNRLTEDFHTTIVQKSNQWMNRLPEYLTFSPINLERSIRQRKVDTFISTHLFYHASLMKLYRYARHQSLRPEILGQYIHRARYHAVEILRISLTFDQYAKKIIPSRHNTETSISQILLLNPFLGYVILSAVDVLSSAGLASQLHECISYIRGALDTVQELGRCWDSSLQLSTILHRRLGLMISCLNERSVFVQKQGFALDGPPLEMKVHAGALHSHPPTTMSEDLFTGSMPRQVLLNALRLDETLISESGIAWIRDP, encoded by the exons ATGCGAGATG CTCTTATCACTGTCCTTGGAGACCGAATAATTGAAGCG TTACCGTTTTT GCCAAGTTCTTTTCTAGACACCATTCCCATTCAAGC ACAGTCAAATTGTGTGAAGCACTCTGACTCCATACATCATCCAACCGCTATGTCAACACCCCAAGGTGCAGGATCTGGATCTGTCTCCGGATCTGGCATAGGCTCACACTATTATGTTGGACCCTTCGGTC AATCCGCGGACCTTCCATACCAGCTTCCACCCCCACGTGTACCGGCTAGTTTGCATTTTGGATCTGATCCCTTTTCGCGACAGAAAGGGAGTCCCCGGGGCAAAGACAATCGACCAAATCACCAGAAGCCAGAGCAACTTCCCTCCGTGAGTCAAATACTCACCCCAACATCGGGGACCAACTCAGTACAATACCCTCAACCATTTGCGTGTTCGACACCCAACACAGGACGCCGTGAATCTGCATATCCGCCTCATTATCACGATTCGAGTTTCCAGGGCCCGTCAACTTCTGTACAGGATAAAGGCCGTTCCGAATCTCTCCCACAACTGCATGCTGGCCTGCCTTCATTGTCACAAGTGGCGATGCATGGGCATGGATGTATAAGAAACCACACACCGACAAGAAGTGTATCATCCGCTATATCCTATCCACACGGCCAGCTACCACTTCACGCCACATCCTCAAATGATCAAGCACCAAATGGGGAACTATCATCACCGGAAAGCGCAACCCGATCACGCAACCATCCCCTCCGGCCTCATGTGGTAGATGAGCGAGTAATCGACGGAGAACTCTGCTTCGTATATGCAGATGGATCATTCTGTCCCAAATTCATCGACGGTACACCTGTCAATGCAAATTGGGGTGTAACGAAGGCGGGTAGGCCGAGAAAGCGCCTTGGACTTGCCTGTCTGACCTGCcgcgagaagaagatcaagtgTAACCCTAACCCAACTCCCGAGGCCGTATGTGACCAATGCCGGAAATCTGGACGTGAATGCAGGTTCGAAAGTGC CCCGCGGGGGAACCGTCATCCATTGAGAGGCTCAGCAGGGCCATCTGGCAGACCCGACCCTTACCCCCCCGCTAACCACGGTGCTTTGGATGTTTCTCCGGCATCTTACGACATTGCTCGAGCCTCGGACAGTGCGACCTCCCTTCCTGGGACTAACGGCCACTCACCGATTTCAGAGAGCTCGATGCTCACGCCGTCAGCTCAAGAACCGACGTATGAAACCATGGCCGAGGCGCACAAAGCCTCGAGATCCCGATCCTATCAATTCCCGCCGTCTTTATCCGGAGATGACAAATTTGCGCGACTGTCGACACATATCGAATCTACTCGTTCGCCTGAGTACTCTGACATTTTGGGGGAACTTAAGGACAACAACTCGGACGACCCACTCGCGGCATCCTGGCACCTGGATCCGTACGAAAGCGACCCAGAGACGGCGGTTCACTACACCGAGTGCTATTTCTTGCACATGAATGACGGTTTGTACCACATGTTTCCGCATGGACGATTCAGCTCGTGGTTGAAAACCTACCCCACCAAGTCTGCAGATGACAAAATGCTTCTTTATTCTATGATGGCTCTTGGATCTGTGTTCTCAGACAGACCGGACAAAATGGCAGCCATGAGACGATTTTCTCGCATAGCACGATTTGCTATTAATAGAAGCCAGCATACCATCTCTTTGCAACTTGCTCAGAGCCATATCATAATGAGTCTTTGGTACTACGCTACAGGGTCGCTGGTTGGGTCTTGGGACTCGATCGGTGCAGCGGGAAGAGCGGTGTTTGGGCTTCGTTATAACGTTGAATctggtggtgttgttgtgGATCAAAGTCAGATGTGTGACTACGGGTTACATCCACAGGCGTTGATTGAGTGCCGACGACGGACCTTTTGGATTGCTTTTGTGCTTGAT CGCTTCTCGAGTCTCTATTCCGCTTCGTCGACTTTTATCTCGTCAGATGCAGCCCTGCTGAGACTCCCATGCCGAGAAGAAATTTATGAGACTCAGCAGTACGCGACAGTCCCCTATTTCCAATCGTTCCTCAACCACATCCCCGCCTCCACAGGCGATGATCGCTCCACCCTGAGCCCAATGGCCTTTTTAATCGAGATCATGGCTATCTGGGGAGATGTCTCTCTACACATAACCCGATTACCACACATTCCCCCGGAGGCATACAACCGACTCACCGAAGATTTCCACACCACCATCGTCCAAAAATCCAACCAATGGATGAACCGACTCCCCGAGTACCTGACATTCTCACCCATCAACCTAGAACGAAGCATCCGGCAAAGAAAAGTAGACACCTTCATTTCAACTCATTTGTTCTACCACGCCAGTTTGATGAAACTGTACAGATACGCCCGCCACCAAAGCCTCCGACCCGAGATCTTAGGCCAATACATCCACCGCGCCCGATATCACGCGGTCGAAATCCTCCGCATTTCTCTTACCTTCGACCAATACGCCAAAAAGATCATCCCTTCTCGACATAACACGGAGACATCCATTTCCCAAATACTCCTCCTGAACCCATTCCTCGGCTATGTGATCCTATCAGCCGTGGATGTCCTCAGTTCCGCGGGTCTGGCATCTCAGTTGCACGAGTGCATCTCTTACATTAGAGGTGCATTAGACACTGTTCAAGAATTGGGCCGCTGCTGGGATAGCTCTTTGCAACTATCCACTATTCTACACCGACGTTTGGGTCTGATGATTAGCTGTCTGAATGAGCGCAGCGTCTTCGTCCAGAAACAGGGGTTTGCTCTTGATGGCCCGCCGCTTGAGATGAAGGTCCATGCTGGCGCTTTGCATTCTCATCCACCTACAACTATGAGCGAAGATCTATTTACAGGGTCTATGCCTAGACAAGTGCTTTTGAATGCTCTGCGGCTTGATGAGACACTCATATCGGAAAGTGGTATTGCTTGGATTAGGGATCCTTGA
- a CDS encoding Heat shock protein DnaJ, N-terminal, with protein sequence MSSFNQSGTPEFPGAQEFRATVEDDGLDGDYSMVGDYPEEPDYYVLLGLARNSPPTDAEIRSAYRNLTLSFHPDKQPPHLRHAAESQFRHIQEAYETLIDPNKRIVYDISGAAGVRQEWGQLGAMGTGGEAQRQDVGVKAMSPDQFRRWFLNTMKKRERKAIESLVSSKGGITLGINAASMISVDEDEDVQFHIPSPQVSSYGVTYSFKTPVSLPQLWGTTEKESENSGVETDAGEDAQEGESEDMQVTWNAGITGGLARPVKKVIVEYEDGTEGEEKFQMPPILAAQNFQFGATVTPNFKNLVGTKGIWAKHPFSLLRDSQVSFDALLLPAPTLKANIARAFQPIPGTKPFQVSVTSIHKRSLDETAPSFEMQISREIAKRKIGVITWSSGVVSWPEFLLNRFPSLGMGAQSAIASANEVSNLQIGLISLPKQGQAAPDFDGDDEEESGDMDEDVRHLLKKKRQIDQSAESWQTYLQATPAGGAFVLNYSRNLFSGKPTDDPVKTEWSSEGYFPMPSMDQARAVRLEISSVVGLDMSLNWTIRGVRRVGEYTRVGLGIGIADKGIMMTVSWSRLGQSINLPINVCPANEATSGAAALTAIFPWLAYCAIEFGYIRPRDRKLRRQAAAQRHRELKKLIPKNREDSLQAIELMTDQVQRRQAREEAQDGLVILKAEYGYIPPVNKKPKHGFAEPRVIDVTVPVAALVNRGQLVIPGKSIKFQILGFHDPAPLLPKRLKIWYRFQGRDHFVEAALELLTLGMSTSIASGLLKSLPKPKYTGEEEELPKHAQPRGPRVVGADQIDETQVVLRRTGPPPYGNRGGWRPRAPEDFGDGGAFPEILVAQYPLDMGRKGKSSKSNALALQVDAEGKVKYDAIARRGHADNRTVHASFKDLIPLRQRVDMGEISLDKPSEEEIQAQMEKTKAALATLVEGAASAQKPKNVKGGQRAEPTFVRYTPANQMGNNGRQNDRIMKIVERQLDPMEPPKFKHKKIPRGPPSPPPPVMHSPPRKLTAEDQEAWKIPPPVSNWKNPKGYTVPLDKRLAADGRGLQDVSINDKFAQFAEALFTADRHAREEVQLRAQMQQKLAEKEKAQKEEHLRMLAQKAREDRAGPSARVSRARSRSRSVSRSVSVYSSRSATPSEDDEAARDRAEQRRERRREDERQLRQSRMGTERRIQAMAREQNRDISEKVALGLAKPTQSSESMWDSRLFNQTSGMQSGFNEDNPYDKPLFAAQDAINSIYRPRAQADADDEDAGEGEMSKLEKTKRFEVLGRAKEGFRGAAEAEERQGPVQFEKDTADPFGIDNMIADVTSGQKRYGIQEAEGNDDRKSKRPRVDDE encoded by the exons ATGTCCTCCTTTAACCAATCCGGGACGCCCGAGTTCCCCGGGGCGCAGGAATTCCGCGCGACGGTGGAAGATGACGGACTCGACGGCGACTATAGTATGGTCGGCGACTACCCAGAGGAACCCGACTATTACGTCCTGCTTGGCCTTGCGCGCAATTCACCCCCAACAGACGCCGAGATCCGTTCCGCTTACCGCAACTTGACCCTCAGCTTCCATCCCGACAAACAGCCGCCGCATCTCCGCCATGCGGCAGAGAGTCAGTTTAGACATATCCAGGAGGCGTATGAGACACTTATTGATCCAAACAAGCGCATTGTATATGATATATCGGGTGCTGCGGGTGTGCGGCAGGAATGGGGCCAGCTTGGGGCCATGGGGACTGGTGGGGAGGCACAACGGCAGGATGTTGGCGTTAAGGCGATGTCGCCAGATCAGTTCCGGCGATGGTTTTTGAATACGATGAAGAAACGGGAGCGGAAAGCGATCGAGAGCTTGGTTTCCAGCAAG GGCGGTATTACCCTTGGAATCAACGCGGCGTCTATGATCTCAGtcgacgaggatgaagatgtgCAGTTTCATATACCTTCGCCGCAAGTGTCCTCATACGGTGTCACGTATAGTTTCAAGACGCCGGTGTCATTACCGCAGCTTTGGGGcacgacagagaaagaaTCGGAAAATTCGGGCGTGGAAACAGATGCAGGAGAAGATGCGCAAGAGGGGGAATCAGAGGACATGCAGGTGACTTGGAATGCAGGTATAACTGGAGGTTTGGCTCGCCCGGTCAAGAAAGTCATAGTTGAGTACGAGGATGGAACAGAAGGAGAGGAAAAG TTCCAAATGCCACCGATCCTGGCAGCTCAGAACTTCCAATTTGGGGCCACTGTCACTCCTAATTTCAAAAACCTGGTGGGTACCAAGGGAATCTGGGCCAAACACCCTTTCTCCCTCCTCAGGGACTCCCAAGTCAGCTTCGatgctcttcttctcccaGCTCCAACCCTGAAAGCGAACATTGCTCGAGCCTTTCAACCAATCCCTGGCACCAAGCCGTTCCAGGTCAGCGTGACCAGTATACACAAGCGCTCCTTGGACGAAACAGCGCCTTCTTTTGAGATGCAAATTTCAAGAGAAATCGCCAAGAGGAAGATCGGCGTCATTACGTGGTCGAGTGGCGTTGTTAGCTGGCCCGAGTTTCTACTCAACCGGTTCCCATCCCTTGGAATGGGAGCGCAGAGTGCTATTGCATCTGCCAACGAGGTTAGTAACCTGCAAATTGGTCTCATTTCGCTTCCCAAACAGGGCCAAGCCGCGCCCGATTTCGACGgtgatgacgaggaggagagTGGAGATATGGACGAAGACGTCCGTCATCTTCTCAAGAAAAAACGCCAAATCGACCAATCTGCTGAGTCTTGGCAGACCTATCTCCAGGCTACTCCCGCTGGAGGCGCTTTTGTCTTGAATTATTCTCGGAATCTCTTCTCCGGAAAACCGACTGACGATCCGGTTAAGACTGAATGGAGCTCTGAAGGGTACTTCCCGATGCCGAGCATGGACCAGGCGCGTGCTGTGCGGCTCGAGATCTCAAGTGTTGTTGGATTAGACATGTCTCTCAACTGGACCATTAGAGGCGTTCGCCGGGTTGGTGAATACACACGTGTTGGTCTCGGCATTGGTATCGCGGACAAGGGCATCATGATGACAGTCTCATGGAGCCGACTTGGCCAAAGCATTAATCTTCCGATCAACGTTTGCCCGGCCAATGAAGCAACCAGCGGAGCAGCAGCGCTGACAGCTATATTTCCTTGGTTGGCCTACTGCGCGATTGAGTTTGGCTATATTCGCCCGCGCGACAGAAAATTGCGTCGGCAGGCAGCTGCTCAACGCCACCGTGAGCTGAAGAAGTTGATCCCTAAGAATCGCGAAGACAGTCTCCAGGCCATCGAGCTCATGACGGATCAAGTGCAAAGGCGGCAAGCGCGAGAGGAAGCACAAGATGGCCTGGTCATTCTGAAGGCCGAGTATGGTTATATACCGCCAGTAAATAAGAAGCCCAAACATGGGTTCGCGGAGCCTCGGGTGATTGATGTCACTGTCCCGGTGGCTGCGCTAGTCAATCGGGGCCAATTGGTGATTCCCGGGAAATCCATCAAG TTCCAAATTTTGGGATTCCACGACCCTGCGCCATTGCTGCCCAAACGATTGAAGATCTGGTACAGATTCCAGGGGCGCGACCATTTCGTCGAGGCAG CTCTTGAGTTGCTCACTCTTGGAATGTCAACCTCTATTGCTTCTGGACTTTTAAAGTCCCTCCCCAAACCAAAATACACTGGTGAGGAGGAGGAGTTGCCAAAGCATGCGCAACCCCGTGGTCCGCGCGTGGTGGGCGCCGACCAGATTGATGAAACACAGGTCGTCCTACGG AGGACCGGGCCTCCGCCCTATGGAAACCGTGGAGGATGGCGACCTCGCGCCCCCGAAGACTTCGGGGATGGCGGCGCGTTCCCCGAGATTCTAGTTGCACAGTATCCCCTCGACATGGGCCGAAAGGGAAAGTCGTCCAAGTCAAATGCGCTTGCTCTTCAGGTCGATGCCGAAGGCAAGGTCAAGTACGACGCGATCGCCCGCCGCGGACACGCCGACAACCGCACCGTCCATGCCTCGTTCAAGGATTTGATCCCGCTCCGTCAGCGGGTGGATATGGGAGAAATTTCTCTGGATAAGCCGTCCGAGGAGGAGATTCAGGCTCAAATGGAGAAAACAAAGGCCGCACTTGCAACCTTGGTTGAAGGAGCTGCATCAGCGCAGAAGCCGAAGAACGTCAAGGGTGGACAAAGAGCAGAGCCGACTTTTGTTCGATACACCCCGGCCAATCAGATGGGCAACAACGGCCGCCAGAACGACCGCATCATGAAGATTGTCGAGAGGCAACTGGATCCTATGGAGCCGCCCAAGTTTAAGCACAAGAAGATTCCCCGTGGCCCGCCTTCTCCGCCGCCTCCCGTTATGCACTCGCCGCCTAGGAAGCTTACTGCCGAGGACCAAGAGGCTTGGAAGATTCCCCCACCTGTGTCGAACTGGAAGAACCCCAAGGGTTATACCGTGCCTTTGGACAAGCGTTTGGCTGCAGATGGTCGCGGGTTGCAAGATGTCTCCATCAATGACAAATTCGCACAGTTCGCAGAGGCTTTGTTCACGGCGGATCGACATGCGCGTGAAGAGGTGCAGCTCCGAGCTCAGATGCAGCAGAAGCTGGCAGAAAAGGAGAAAGCACAGAAGGAGGAGCATCTTCGGATGTTGGCACAAAAGGCTCGCGAGGACCGCGCAGGCCCCAGCGCTCGCGTTTCACGGGCTCGCTCCCGTTCCCGAAGTGTTAGCCGCAGTGTATCTGTGTACTCCTCCAGGTCTGCTACCCCCAGCGAAGATGACGAAGCTGCCCGAGACCGTGCGGAGCAGCGCCGCGAGCGACGGCGTGAAGATGAACGACAGCTGCGCCAGTCTCGCATGGGGACAGAGCGCCGCATTCAGGCCATGGCCCGAGAACAGAACCGTGATATCTCCGAGAAGGTCGCGCTTGGTCTGGCCAAGCCCACACAGAGCTCTGAATCTATGTGGGATTCTCGTTTGTTCAACCAGACCAGCGGTATGCAATCTGGTTTCAATGAAGATAACCCCTACGACAAGCCGCTGTTCGCCGCGCAGGACGCCATCAACAGCATTTATCGCCCACGTGCCCAGGCTGATGCGGATGACGAAGATGCAGGCGAAGGTGAGATGAGCAAGCTTGAAAAAACGAAGCGGTTCGAGGTCCTGGGTCGCGCCAAGGAGGGATTCCGTGGCGCTGCTGAAGCCGAG GAGCGTCAAGGTCCTGTTCAATTTGAGAAGGACACTGCTGATCCATTTGGCATTGATAACATGATTGCCGATGTAACCTCTGGGCAGAAGCGTTATGGAATCCAGGAAGCTGAAGGCAACGATGACCGCAAGTCGAAACGCCCGAGGGTCGACGATGAATGA
- a CDS encoding Conidial pigment biosynthesis protein Ayg1, which produces MVNWILGDKFDTVYPHQGSIKVLWESKWKFCATKSIYPFHDGSLEDFEPIFLKLIAENINDPNIDAYTEAFLPTALALENEAATALNNGKVARAADLYRRAAVVLRISRFPYVSPTTRPETSIKRAAFDRQKQVYLKAASLWKPIITEEVIPHTHRAGRDGTEIPLYIRLPEEASAINRVPVVLLMTGLDGYRPDNSQRSHEIINRGWATVIVEIPGTADSPADPADPESPDRLWNSVLDYMDRRPEFDMSRVAAWGLSAGGFYAIRASCTHRARLAGAVAHGPGSHFVFSPEWLAKANDHEYPFNLTSAMAEKHGYDTEEEFVKNAQKKFSLVETGILDQDNCRLLMLNGVDDGVIPIEDCIEPLKHGGPKENRFFENRVHMGYPDSLPVAYKWLESVLSPNKKELKN; this is translated from the exons ATGGTGAACTGGATTCTTGGAGACAAGTTCGACACTGTCTACCCTCACCAGGGCTCGATCAAAGTCCTGTGGGAGTCGAAGTGGAAATTCTGC GCCACGAAATCCATCTACCCATTTCACGATGGATCCCTGGAAGATTTCGAGCCCATTTTCCTGAAGCTAATTGCT GAAAATATCAACGACCCAAACATAGACGCCTACACCGAAGCTTTCCTCCCAACCGCATTAGCGCTAGAGAACGAAGCCGCAACAGCCCTCAACAACGGCAAAGTCGCCCGCGCCGCGGACCTCTACCGCCGTGCAGCAGTCGTCCTCCGCATCTCGCGCTTCCCCTACGTAAGCCCAACAACACGCCCAGAGACATCCATCAAGCGTGCAGCCTTCGATCGCCAGAAGCAAGTGTACCTGAAAGCCGCCTCGCTATGGAAGCCCATCATCACAGAAGAAGTAATTCCGCATACGCACCGTGCCGGCCGCGACGGTACCGAAATCCCGCTGTACATCCGGCTGCCGGAGGAAGCAAGCGCTATCAACCGCGTCCCTGTCGTACTGCTCATGACGGGGCTGGATGGCTACCGGCCTGATAACAGCCAGCGTAGCCACGAGATCATTAACCGTGGCTGGGCGACTGTCATAGTCGAGATTCCCGGTACGGCGGACTCGCCTGCGGATCCGGCAGACCCGGAGTCGCCGGATAGGCTCTGGAATAGTGTGCTTGATTACATGGATCGCCGGCCGGAGTTTGACATGTCGCGCGTCGCGGCTTGGGGGCTCAGCGCTGGTGGCTTCTATGCTATCCGGGCGTCTTGCACGCACCGTGCACGTCTTGCAGGTGCTGTTGCTCATGGCCCTGGATCGCACTTTGTTTTCAGTCCCGAGTGGTTGGCCAAGGCGAATGACCATGAGTACCCGTTTAA TCTTACTTCCGCTATGGCGGAGAAGCATGGGTATGACACTGAGGAGGAGTTTGTGAAGAACGCTCAGAAGAAGTTCTCGCTCGTGGAGACGGGCATTCTTGACCAAGATAACTGCCGGTTGCTTATGCTCAAC GGTGTGGATGACGGTGTTATCCCGATTGAAGACTGCATCGAACCTCTCAAGCATGGCGGTCCGAAAGAAAATCGGTTCTTCGAGAACCGGGTGCACATGGGATACCCTGACAGTCTGCCTGTAGCTTACAAGTGGTTGGAGAGTGTGCTATCTCCCAATAAGAAGGAGTTGAAGAACTGA
- a CDS encoding Conidial pigment biosynthesis 1,3,6,8-tetrahydroxynaphthalene reductase Arp2, translated as MVVQNPNAAQPELAGKVALVTGGGRGIGAGIALELAKKGASVAINYASSSKTADGVVQEIQAYGVHSAAFQADLTNVDSIANLFRQVVAHFGQLDIVVSNAGTEKFVPLAETTLEDFNAVFDLNTRAQFFVAKNAYDYIQPGGRVVLMSSIAAGLGVPGHSLYAGSKSAVEGFTRCFAADFGKKKATVNAIAPAGVKSDMWLSNSWRYAPGCDQHSSIEEIEHALANGSPLGRCGVPADIGRIVAFLASPAGEWINGQILPCNGGANI; from the exons ATGGTTGTTCAAAATCCCAACGCTGCTCAGCCAGAGCTCGCTGGCAAAGTTGCCTTAGTGACCGGCGGTGGTCGAGGCATCGGAGCCGGTATTGCTCTAGAGCTCGCGAAGAAGGGAGCAAGCGTTGCGATCAACTACGCTAGCAGCTCCAAGACTGCCGACGGGGTGGTACAAGAGATTCAGGCGTATGGAGTCCACAGCGCCGCGTTCCAAGCCGACCTGACAAATGTCGACTCAATTGCCAACCTCTTCCGCCAGGTCGTCGCGCACTTCGGACAGCTTGACATAGTTGTGTCGAACGCAGGAACTGAGAAGTTCGTGCCATTAGCCGAGACGACACTGGAGGACTTCAACGCGGTGTTTGACCTCAACACACGGGCGCAGTTCTTCGTTGCGAAGAACGCTTACGACTACATCCAGCCCGGCGGCCGTGTGGTGCTGATGTCTTCCATTGCGGCGGGTCTGGGTGTGCCCGGCCACTCCTTGTATGCCGGCAGCAAGAGCGCTGTCGAGGGTTTTACTCGCTGCTTTGCTGCTGActttggcaagaagaaggctaCTGTGAATGCGATTGCTCCTGCTGGTGTCAAAAGTGATATGTGGCTGAGCAACTCGTGGCGCTATGCACCGGGCTGTGACCAGCATTCGTCGATCGAGGAGATTGAACACGCGCTTGCTAACGGTAGCCCCCTTGGGCGCTGTGGTGTGCCTGCGGATATTGGTCGCATTGTGGCATTCTTAGCCAGTCCTGCTGGAGAATGGATCAACG GTCAAATTTTGCCTTGTAATGGTGGAGCTAACATCTAA
- a CDS encoding Conidial pigment biosynthesis scytalone dehydratase Arp1, with protein sequence MSPAVKNNTAEPNLDISFQGLFPPGLLYLLVLRSTDYLILSKLVFDWADSYDAKDWDRLRSIIAPTLKVDYTEVGLKKWDNMAADDYMAMVTHPGFLGDNTIKTQHLLGQTWWEKISDTEVIGHHQLRAAHQVYETEELKTVKLRGHGHATNEHYYRKVNGVWKFAGLKPTVRWNELRFDEVFKGLD encoded by the exons ATGTCTCCAGCTGTAAAGAACAACACTGCTGAGCCCAACTTGGACATCAGCTTCCAAGGTCTGTTTCCACCTGGCCTCCTCTACCTGCTTGTGCTAAGATCAACAGACTACCTCATCCTTTCGAAGCTCGTGTTTGACTGGGCGGACAGCTATGATGCCAAG GACTGGGATCGTCTGCGCAGTATCATTGCCCCAACCCTGAAGGTCGATTACACCGAGGTCGGTCTGAAAAAATGGGATAACATGGCTGCCGACGACTACATGGCCATGGTAACCCACCCCGGCTTCCTGGGTGACAATACCATCAAGACTCAGCATCTGCTTGGCCAGACATGGTGGGAGAAGATATCCGACACCGAGGTTATCGGTCACCATCAGCTGCGCGCGGCACACCAGGTCTACGAGACTGAAGAATTGAAGACTGTCAAGCTACGCGGTCACGGCCATGCTACGAATGAGCACTACTACCGTAAGGTTAATGGTGTCTGGAAATTTGCTGGGTTGAAGCCAACGGTGCGCTGGAATGAGTTGCGCTTCGATGAGGTTTTCAAAGGTCTTGACTAG
- a CDS encoding Multicopper oxidase, copper-binding site: protein MSTHLFCCTSIQPTKVPNPNYEQTFTEFTKWGLTKIGNLPGSTDPSEASVCIQLVRQVSSGRIESIRYFVASDTHGSFEEVSEDGIVDANFVRIHECKSFQCTQHNRVFDLNLYEPSTGSSRNWRASIAKPLKQLENAIKHKISGSGSRPRSVSGSRPMIGSAGSGAGYGASASYGYGSGMGYGSAWGAGLGSGCGPDWGTGGSMDSDKHAPSSITVETGSSDFDSDSDCDCDRDGKDVDQNQDQSAERSQPDDGIEDLHQDSNEDQPDSSLPTLDTEATDYEDAVSSSPPSGTQVTSYDEDLDGLLMTMAAITAMADMARIVEVVEVVEVVEVVEVVMIEKPCLDPLMFCSIAFL from the exons ATGTCAACCCATCTATTCTGTTGCACATCCATCCAGCCCACCAAAGTCCCAAATCCCAACTACGAGCAGACTTTCACCGAGTTTACAAAATGGGGCCTCACGAAAATCGGTAATCTACCAGGATCCACCGATCCCTCTGAAGCGAGCGTCTGTATCCAGCTCGTGCGCCAAGTCAGCAGCGGGCGGATAGAGTCTATCCGATACTTCGTTGCAAGTGACACGCACGGAAGTTTTGAGGAAGTCTCTGAAGATGGGATTGTGGATGCGAATTTCGTGAGGATTCATGA ATGCAAAAGCTTCCAATGCACCCAACACAACCGAGTTTTTGATCTTAACCTCTATGAACCGAGCACAGGGAGCTCACGTAATTGGCGGGCTAGTATTGCGAAACCACTTAAACAGCTCGAGAATGCGATCAAGCACAAAATCTCCGGATCCGGGTCCAGGCCAAGATCAGTGTCGGGATCAAGACCTATGATCGGATCAGCGGGATCTGGGGCGGGATATGGAGCTAGTGCAAGCTATGGATACGGGTCCGGTATGGGATACGGCTCTGCCTGGGGGGCAGGTTTAGGATCTGGTTGTGGCCCTGATTGGGGAACTGGAGGTTCAATGGATTCTGACAAGCATGCGCCGTCTTCGATTACCGTTGAGACTGGGTCTAGTGATTTCGATTCTGATTCTGATTGTGATTGTGATCGTGATGGAAAAGATGTGGACCAAAACCAAGACCAAAGTGCGGAGAGATCTCAGCCTGACGATGGGATTGAAGATCTCCATCAAGACAGCAACGAAGACCAGCCTGACTCATCTTTACCTACGCTTGATACTGAGGCAACTGATTATGAAGACGCAGTGTCATCTTCGCCTCCATCTGGGACCCAGGTCACTTCCTATGATGAAGATCTG GACGGTCTTCTGATGACTATGGCAGCTATTACTGCAATGGCGGATATGGCCAGGATTGTGGAGGTTGTGGAGGTTGTGGAGGTTGTGGAGGTTGTGGAGGTTGTGATGATTGAAAAGCCATGTCTTGATCCGCTGATGTTTTGCTCGATTGCTTTTCTTTAG